DNA sequence from the bacterium genome:
TACCTGACACTGGCGTTCGGCTGCACCGGGGGAAGGCATCGCTCGGTGTGTCTGGCCGAGCACGCCGCGAGTGCTCTGCGGGGACTCGGATTCGATCCGCAGGTACAGCACCGCGATCTGCAACGCTGAGAGCCGGCGGCGCGCCGGTGCCCCGGAAAGTGCCTCGGTCGGTGCCGGGGACGGAACACGACGGAGGGATCCACATGACGGTGCGGGTGGGAATCAACGGCTTCGGGCGGATCGGACGCAACTTCTACCGTGCCCTGCGCGCACGCGAGGCGGGGATCGAGGTAGTGGCGGTGAACGACCTGGGCAGCCGGGAGGTGATGGCCCACCTGTTGCGGCGCGACTCGGTGCTGGGCCCGGCGCCGTGGGACGTCACCCTCGCCGATGCCGGCATCGCCATCGACGGTGACGTGCTCCCCGTCCTGGCGCAGCGCGATCCGGCTGCTCTGCCGTGGGGTGATCTCGGGGTGCAGGTCGTCGTGGAGTCGACCGGATTCTTCACCAGCCGCGACAAGGCCGCCGCCCATCTCAGCGCCGGCGCCGGGCGGGTGGTGATCTCCGCTCCGGCGAGCGGGGTGGACGCCACATTCGTGGTGGGGGTGAACGACGACTCCTTCGACCCCGACAGTCACCGCGTCGTGTCGAACGCCTCCTGCACCACCAACTGCTTCGTGCCGATGGTCAAGGTGCTGGACGACGCCTTCGGGGTCACGCAGGGCTTCATGAGCACCGTGCACGCCTACACGGGCGACCAGATGCTCGTGGACGGACCGCACGGCGACCTGCGGCGCACCCGTGCGGCGGCCGTCAACATCATCCCCACGTCCACCGGCGCGGCCCGGGCCACGGGCCTGGTTCTGGCCGCTATGCAGGGCCGTCTCGACGGCATCGCCCTGCGGGTCCCCGTGGCGGACGGATCGCTCACCGACTTCACGGCCACGCTCGAGCGGCCGGCGACCACCGAGGAGGTGAACGCCGCGTTCGCCGCGGCCGCCGCCTCGGGACCGCTGGAGGGTGTGCTGGAATACTCCACCGAGCCGCTGGTGTCCAGCGACATCGTGGGCTCGCCGGCGTCGTGCGTGCTCGACTCCGGCCTGACAATGGCCGGTGGCACGCTGGTGAAGGTCTGCGGCTGGTACGACAACGAGTGGGGCTACTCCAACCGCCTCGTCGACCTGGTCGGGCGCATCGGGTGCTGAGGAATCCACGGGCAGCGGCGGTCGGGTGGCCAGGTCCTGGATTCCGGCCTTCGCCGGAATGACGTGTCGGGGTGTCGGGAGCATTGCTCAGCAGTCTCCTAGCGGCGGCCGAATGATCTCGATTCTCCCTGGAAGCGGTTCTCCTCTCGTCACCCCGGCACGCCGCGTGAGCCCGGTACGCCGCGCCGTCATCCCGGCGAAGGCCGGGATCCATCGGACGCACGAACCGCCCGCAGTTGCACGAAGCGGCCGATGCCCACACCTGCCGGTCCCGGTGTGATGAGGCTGCCGACGATTCCCGACCTCGGCGACCTGGATGGGCGCAGCGTGTTGCTGCGCGCCGACCTGAACGTGCCGCTGTACGGCGGCGAGGTCGGCGACGACACCCGCATCCGCGAAGTGGTCCCGACGATCCGGACGCTGCACGAGGTGGGCGCCCGAGTGACGGTGTGCAGCCATCTGGGCCGCCCCGGGGGTCGGCCCGATCCGGTCTTCGACATGGCGCCGGTCCGCCGTCGTCTCGCCGAGCTGGCCCCGGGCGCCGAGTTGCTCGAGAACCTCCGGTTCGACCCGGGGGAGGAGGCGGGTGATCCGGCGCTGGCCGAGCGTCTCGTCGCCGGCCATGACGTCTTCGTCAACGACGCCTTCGCCGTCTCCCATCGCGCCCACGCCTCGGTGGTGGGATCGCCACGGCGGCTGCCGAGCGCCGCCGGACTGCTGATGCTGGTCGAGGTGGCGGAGATCCTCAGCCTGCGGACGGCGCCGCGGCGGCCTTTCGTGGTGGTGCTGGGGGGTGCCAAGATTGCCGACAAGCTGGGGGTCGTGAGGGCCGTGTGCGCCATGGCCGACGCCGTGCTGGTCGGTGGTGCGATGTGTTTCACGTTCCTGGCGGCCTCGGGGAATCGCATCGGTGACTCGCTGTTCGACCCCGACCACCTCGCGGATTGCCGGGCGCTTCTCGACGGCGGGTCCCCGCTGCACCTGCCGGAGGATCTGGTGGGCCTGGGTCCGGGTGGCCGGCTCGGCGACACACCCGCAGGCGGTGCGGTGCGGCAATTCGGTGCCGACCTGCCCGACGGCTGGCTGGGCGCCGACATCGGCCCGGGCACCGCAGCCTTCTTCGCGGACACGATCGCCGAGGCCGGGACGGTCTTCTGGAACGGCCCGCTGGGCGCGTTCGAGGATCCCCGCTTCGCCGCGGGCACCATCACCGTCGCCGAGGCCCTGGCCGAGACCCGGGCCCGCACGGTCGTGGGCGGCGGCGACAGCGGGGCCGCGCTGGCGTCGCTGGGCTTGACCGGTTCGGTGGGCCATCTCTCCACCGGCGGCGGGGCCTCGCTAGAACTGCTGGAGCACGGCGACCTGCCGGGGCTGGCCGCGCTCCGCGAATCCGCCGAGCGCCTGTCGTTGCCGACCCACGAGGTGGAGGAACGTGACTGACCGAAGGCCAGCAGCAACGGACCTGCCGTGCTAGCCCCCGGCCCGTGATGTCGGCCCCGGCCCGGATGTCGGCCCCTCCTGTCATTCCGGCGGAGGCCGGAATCCAGTCACCGCCCGGCTCGATCCGGGGATGCCGTAATCGGGCCTCATCCCGCCGCGTCATGCTGGCCGCGCCTCGATGCTCCTATGTTTGTCAAGGGGTGTTTTGGGTGAGCCAGTGTTGGTAGTTGTTGGCGAGGGCGGCGTTGTGGTGGGTGCCTCGTTCGAGGGCGCTGAGGCGGCTGGCGGGGCAGCCGATGGCTTCGGCGGCTGCGGTGAGGGTGATGTCGGCTTGGGTGCGCCGGCGGCGGAGGTCGCCGCCGTGGGGGACCGGTGGGGGGTCGGTGAGGGGCCGGTGGATCTCGCGGGCGATGTGGCGTTTGAGGCAGCGGATGATTTCGCGGGTGGTTTTGCCTTCGGCGCGGCGGCGGGCTGCGTAGGCCTGGGTGGGGGGGGGTCGCAGCGGAGGCGGACTGTGGCGGTGCGCCAGAGGGCGCTGTTGGCGTGGCGGTTCCCGCCGCGGTTGAGGCGGTGGCGGGTGGTTCGGCCGCTGCTGGCGGCGATGGGGCTGGCGCCGCAGAGGGCGGCGAAGCTGGCTTCGCTCCGGAGGCGGTGGGGGTTGTCGCCGGCGGCGGTCAGCAGGGCGGCGGCGGTCTCGGGGCCGACGCCGGTCGCGGCGAGGAGGGCGGGGTTGGCTTGTGCGCACAGGGCGCGGAGTTCGCCGTCGAGGGCGGCGATCTCGGCGCTGAGGGTTTGGTGTCGCCGGGCGAGGCTGCCCAGCGCGGTCGTGGCCGCGGCGGGGATGGCGTCGGCGCCGCCGGCGGGCGCCGGGGTGGCGCAGGCGTCGATGAGGGCGCCGCCGCGCAGGCCCCTGAGGTGGTCTTTCAGCTCCTCGGGGGCGGTGGTGAGCAGGCCGTGGAGTTGGTTGGCGGCTTGGGTGCGGGCTTTGACGGCGCCCCGGCGCGCCACGGTGAGCATGCGGATCGCCTCCACCGGCCCGTCGTGGGTCTTGGGCGCGGCGGTGGCGTGGCCGGCGAGCGCGGCGCGGGCGGCGGTCTCGGCGTCGACGGTGTCGGACTTGCCCCGCCGCCGGCGCTCTTGGCGGTTCGGGCGGTTCACCTCCACCACCCGGACGCCGGCCGCGGCGAGGTGGCGCGCCAGGCCGGCGCCGTAGCTGCCGGTGCCCTCCACGCCGACGCAGCGAGGGCGGCCCCACGAAGCCAGCCAGGCGGCCAGCTCGCCGTAGCCGGCGGCGTCGGCGGGGAACGACGCCGTCCCCAGCAGCGCCCCGGCGGCGTCGACCGCAGCGGCGACGTGGACATCGCGGTGGGTGTCGACCCCGCCGACGACCTCGGTGCGTTTCTCGGACATAATGGTGCGGCCCTCCTTCGAGCTCGACGGATCGGGGCGCCACCGGCCGGGACGGCGGACAGGACATTCACGACGCTTGGATCGAAGCTCCTATGAGGTCACGTCCGTCCGACCGGTCGGTGCGCGTCCCCGACCGGCAACGAGCCGACAGATCGAGAACAAGGCACCACAGCCAGCATTCCGGAGGGTCAGACCCACTGCCCGTCGGGGACACCGAACAGTATGAATGTCATTCCGGCGGAGGCCGGAATCCAGGCACAGCATGCTCCGGTCCGACAACGCTGGCCGTGAACGACGCCGCTCCGAACGCTGTAGACATCGTTGGCGGGACCCGCCGGTTCGACCAGGAGGTGCAGCCGTGACCAGTGCTCGCCGGCCGCTCATCAGCGGCAACTGGAAGATGCATCTCAACCATTTCGAGGCCATCAGCCTGGTGCAGAAGCTGTCGTACGCCCTGAGCGACGCCGACTACGCGGCCGTCGACGTGTGCGTGCACCCGCCGTTCACCGACCTGCGCTCGGTGCAGACGGTGCTGGACATCGACGACATCCCCATCCTGCTGGGGGCCCAGCACTGCCACGACGAGGACTCCGGCGCGTTCACCGGGGAGGTGTCCCCGGCGATGCTGGCCAGGCTGCAGGTGCGCTACGTGATCGTGGGACACTCCGAGCGGCGGGCGCTGTTCGGCGAGACCGACGACGGGGTGAACCGCAAGGTGCATGCGGTGCTGCGCCATGGCATGACGCCGATCCTGGCGGTGGGCGAGACGCTCGAGCAGCGGGAGGCCGGTGCCACCGCCGAGGTGGTGCTGGGTCAGCTCACCGCCGGCATGGGCGGCCTCACGCGCCAGCAGGCGGCCGGTCTCGTGGTGGCCTACGAGCCGGTCTGGGCCATCGGCACGGGCCGGGTGGCGAGCCCCGGCGACGCCCAGGAGGTCTGCGCTGAGATCCGCCGCCGGATCGGCGAGTCCTTCGGCGCGGCCGCGGCGGAAGGCGTGCGCATCCAGTACGGCGGTTCGGTGAAGCCGGTCAACGCCGCCGACCTCATGGCCGAGCCCGACATAGACGGCGCCCTGGTGGGCGGTGCCAGCCTCGACACCG
Encoded proteins:
- the gap gene encoding type I glyceraldehyde-3-phosphate dehydrogenase → MTVRVGINGFGRIGRNFYRALRAREAGIEVVAVNDLGSREVMAHLLRRDSVLGPAPWDVTLADAGIAIDGDVLPVLAQRDPAALPWGDLGVQVVVESTGFFTSRDKAAAHLSAGAGRVVISAPASGVDATFVVGVNDDSFDPDSHRVVSNASCTTNCFVPMVKVLDDAFGVTQGFMSTVHAYTGDQMLVDGPHGDLRRTRAAAVNIIPTSTGAARATGLVLAAMQGRLDGIALRVPVADGSLTDFTATLERPATTEEVNAAFAAAAASGPLEGVLEYSTEPLVSSDIVGSPASCVLDSGLTMAGGTLVKVCGWYDNEWGYSNRLVDLVGRIGC
- a CDS encoding phosphoglycerate kinase, which encodes MRLPTIPDLGDLDGRSVLLRADLNVPLYGGEVGDDTRIREVVPTIRTLHEVGARVTVCSHLGRPGGRPDPVFDMAPVRRRLAELAPGAELLENLRFDPGEEAGDPALAERLVAGHDVFVNDAFAVSHRAHASVVGSPRRLPSAAGLLMLVEVAEILSLRTAPRRPFVVVLGGAKIADKLGVVRAVCAMADAVLVGGAMCFTFLAASGNRIGDSLFDPDHLADCRALLDGGSPLHLPEDLVGLGPGGRLGDTPAGGAVRQFGADLPDGWLGADIGPGTAAFFADTIAEAGTVFWNGPLGAFEDPRFAAGTITVAEALAETRARTVVGGGDSGAALASLGLTGSVGHLSTGGGASLELLEHGDLPGLAALRESAERLSLPTHEVEERD
- the tpiA gene encoding triose-phosphate isomerase, which produces MTSARRPLISGNWKMHLNHFEAISLVQKLSYALSDADYAAVDVCVHPPFTDLRSVQTVLDIDDIPILLGAQHCHDEDSGAFTGEVSPAMLARLQVRYVIVGHSERRALFGETDDGVNRKVHAVLRHGMTPILAVGETLEQREAGATAEVVLGQLTAGMGGLTRQQAAGLVVAYEPVWAIGTGRVASPGDAQEVCAEIRRRIGESFGAAAAEGVRIQYGGSVKPVNAADLMAEPDIDGALVGGASLDTDDFARIVQYRLAT